One window of Chloroflexus aggregans DSM 9485 genomic DNA carries:
- a CDS encoding amino acid ABC transporter ATP-binding protein yields the protein MSGNGNSEHIIICENVNKWYGDFHALKDVSLRVKRGEVVVICGPSGSGKSTFIRTINRLEEHQEGRIIVDGIEMTNDIRNIDAIRREVGMVFQQFNLFPHLTVMQNITLAPIWVRKKTRKEAEAKALELLERVGIKEQAHKYPGQLSGGQQQRVAIARALAMEPRIMLFDEPTSALDPEMVKEVLDVMKTLARSGMTMLCVTHEMGFAREVADRIIFMDQGQIVEEGTPDQFFTNPRNDRTKLFLSQIL from the coding sequence ATGAGTGGTAACGGGAATAGTGAACATATCATCATCTGCGAGAACGTAAATAAATGGTACGGCGATTTTCATGCACTGAAGGATGTGAGCTTACGGGTCAAACGCGGTGAAGTTGTTGTAATTTGTGGGCCATCAGGTAGCGGTAAGAGTACCTTCATTCGTACCATTAATCGGCTTGAAGAACACCAAGAAGGTCGGATTATCGTTGATGGCATCGAAATGACTAATGATATTCGCAATATCGATGCTATTCGTCGGGAAGTAGGTATGGTCTTCCAGCAGTTTAACCTCTTCCCGCACCTCACCGTGATGCAGAATATTACCCTCGCCCCGATTTGGGTGCGCAAGAAGACCCGCAAAGAGGCCGAGGCGAAGGCGTTGGAACTGCTCGAACGGGTGGGGATCAAAGAACAAGCCCACAAGTACCCCGGCCAGCTTTCGGGTGGTCAGCAGCAGCGGGTGGCTATTGCGCGCGCATTAGCGATGGAGCCACGCATTATGCTGTTTGATGAACCAACCTCGGCGCTCGACCCGGAAATGGTCAAAGAGGTGCTTGATGTCATGAAAACGTTAGCCCGCAGCGGTATGACGATGCTCTGCGTTACGCACGAGATGGGGTTTGCCCGCGAAGTGGCCGACCGAATCATCTTCATGGATCAGGGCCAAATCGTCGAAGAGGGTACGCCTGACCAGTTCTTTACGAATCCGCGCAACGATCGCACCAAGCTCTTCCTCAGCCAGATTTTGTGA
- a CDS encoding amino acid ABC transporter permease, with the protein MATDVSRPTSRRAPRQQIGLVEWLRKNLFSTWYNVIITLVLLYVIVQAVTSFVSWMITAPGWPAAFTNIKLLLTWTYPVDQLWRPQAAMGLVLLLFGLSAGVWGGIVRTVAMGAALVCVVIGIAAFTFPDLPDQTSLPGWLFLFLCVVLLVGGDQGARQIRATLRWPLIIAWILSYPAVILILRGGLGLPIVETKLWGGLMLTLLLAISGIVLSFPLGVLLALGRRSSLPVIRTFCVLYIELIRGVPLVTVLFMGALLLPLFLPGGESIDALVRATVAVTLFSAAYLAENVRGGLQAIPRGQVEAARALGLNVVQTTLLITLPQALRAVVPVLVGQFIALFKDTSLVVIIGLVDLLGAAQNIVGQPQWLGTPGGVWRETFLVIAAVYWLFSFTMSRVSKRIEDQIARSRH; encoded by the coding sequence GTGGCTACCGATGTTAGTCGCCCAACTTCGCGCCGCGCCCCACGCCAGCAGATCGGTCTGGTTGAATGGCTGCGCAAAAACCTCTTTTCGACGTGGTATAACGTGATCATTACCCTGGTACTGCTGTACGTGATCGTACAAGCCGTTACGAGCTTTGTGTCGTGGATGATCACTGCGCCCGGTTGGCCGGCAGCGTTTACCAATATCAAGCTGCTCCTGACGTGGACGTATCCGGTCGATCAACTCTGGCGTCCCCAAGCGGCGATGGGGCTGGTATTGCTGTTGTTCGGTTTGAGTGCGGGTGTATGGGGTGGGATTGTACGGACGGTCGCGATGGGGGCGGCGCTGGTCTGTGTTGTGATCGGTATTGCCGCCTTTACCTTCCCCGATTTACCCGACCAGACCTCGTTGCCCGGCTGGTTGTTCTTGTTCCTTTGCGTGGTCCTGTTGGTTGGCGGCGATCAAGGGGCACGCCAGATCAGGGCTACGCTGCGCTGGCCGTTGATCATCGCGTGGATTTTGTCCTATCCGGCGGTGATTCTCATCTTACGCGGCGGTTTGGGTCTACCAATTGTCGAGACGAAGCTGTGGGGTGGGCTGATGCTGACCCTCCTGTTGGCAATTAGCGGCATTGTCCTCTCCTTCCCACTCGGTGTGTTGCTGGCTTTGGGTCGGCGCAGCTCACTACCGGTTATCCGCACATTCTGCGTGCTCTATATCGAACTGATCCGTGGCGTGCCGTTAGTGACGGTGCTCTTTATGGGCGCTTTGCTGCTGCCACTCTTTCTCCCCGGTGGTGAGAGCATCGATGCGCTGGTGCGAGCTACGGTGGCCGTCACCCTGTTCAGCGCAGCATACCTTGCCGAAAATGTGCGTGGCGGTCTCCAAGCTATTCCGCGTGGCCAAGTCGAAGCTGCCCGTGCATTGGGTTTGAATGTGGTGCAGACGACCTTGCTCATTACGCTACCGCAAGCGCTACGGGCAGTGGTGCCGGTGCTCGTTGGACAGTTTATCGCTCTTTTCAAAGACACCTCATTGGTCGTTATTATCGGCCTGGTTGACCTGCTCGGTGCCGCGCAGAATATCGTTGGTCAACCGCAGTGGCTTGGTACTCCCGGTGGTGTGTGGCGTGAGACGTTTCTCGTCATTGCCGCGGTCTATTGGCTCTTTAGCTTCACGATGTCACGGGTGAGTAAGCGAATCGAAGACCAGATTGCGCGTAGCCGGCATTGA
- a CDS encoding amino acid ABC transporter permease has protein sequence MAVGSPPLPSGKVNIPFYRDTRIIAIIVQVVFALAVVALLWYLYSNMMNGLRQANLLPTFAFLSVPAGFPISESVIEYDPSKTYGQAFIVGILNTIRVAGIGIILATLLGLILGIARLSDNWLLRNVALVYVEIVRNIPLLLQLIFWFSLTRLFPRIQESIEVGGLMFLHNRGVTLAWPQTANDFDKWMWWVYGGIVIGIIFYVVRRIQFARRDRPGVALPYAILIAFAIALVGFLLSYVLYGAWPVSLSIPELQRFNFVGGITVTNSFAALLVGLVIYTAVFIGEIVRSGILAVSKGQREAARALGLTPGQTMRLVILPQALRVIIPPLTSQYLNLTKNSSLAIAVAYPDLFYVANTINNQTGQAVPVILMLMVSYLSVSLLTSLFMNWYNRRIQLVER, from the coding sequence ATGGCCGTTGGTTCGCCGCCACTTCCCTCTGGTAAAGTTAACATCCCCTTTTACCGCGATACGCGCATTATTGCGATCATTGTGCAGGTTGTGTTTGCGCTTGCGGTGGTTGCTCTGCTGTGGTACCTCTACTCAAATATGATGAATGGATTGCGGCAGGCGAATCTGTTGCCGACGTTTGCCTTCCTGTCGGTACCGGCCGGTTTTCCGATTTCAGAAAGCGTGATCGAATACGATCCTTCCAAGACGTATGGGCAAGCGTTTATCGTCGGTATTCTGAATACGATTCGAGTGGCCGGGATCGGAATTATCCTAGCTACTTTGCTGGGATTGATACTCGGTATTGCACGCTTGTCCGATAATTGGTTGTTACGAAACGTAGCGTTGGTGTACGTCGAAATTGTGCGAAATATTCCGTTACTTTTGCAACTCATTTTCTGGTTTTCGCTTACCCGTCTCTTTCCCCGCATCCAAGAGAGTATCGAGGTCGGTGGTCTCATGTTTCTGCACAACCGTGGGGTTACTTTGGCATGGCCACAAACTGCCAACGACTTTGATAAGTGGATGTGGTGGGTATACGGTGGGATAGTCATCGGGATTATCTTCTATGTGGTACGGCGTATTCAGTTCGCCCGTCGTGACCGACCCGGCGTTGCGTTACCTTACGCCATCCTTATCGCGTTTGCCATAGCACTCGTCGGCTTTTTGCTCTCGTATGTCTTGTACGGTGCATGGCCGGTAAGCCTCTCGATCCCTGAGCTGCAACGATTTAACTTCGTCGGTGGAATTACCGTTACCAACAGCTTTGCTGCGCTATTGGTAGGGTTGGTCATCTACACCGCCGTCTTTATCGGTGAAATTGTGCGCAGCGGTATTCTGGCGGTGAGTAAGGGGCAGCGTGAAGCGGCTCGTGCCCTCGGTCTTACACCCGGTCAGACAATGCGGCTCGTGATTTTGCCGCAGGCCCTGCGGGTGATTATTCCACCACTGACCAGCCAGTACCTGAACCTGACCAAGAATAGTAGTCTGGCGATTGCCGTCGCGTATCCCGATCTCTTCTACGTGGCAAATACGATCAATAACCAGACCGGGCAAGCAGTGCCTGTCATCCTGATGTTGATGGTCAGCTATCTCTCGGTCAGTTTGCTGACCTCGCTGTTCATGAATTGGTACAACCGCCGTATTCAGCTCGTCGAGCGCTAA
- a CDS encoding amino acid ABC transporter substrate-binding protein, which produces MRKQIVFVLAGLLSFILAACGGGGQQAPTTAPAQPATTAPEQPTTAPAAPAPTAAPAATSAPAGGTTNQPASGGLIQQILARGRLICGVNNNPLPGFASVDASGVYSGFDIDFCRAVAAALFDDPTKVDFRPLSAQERFTALQTGEIDVLIRNSTWTLGRDGNLGLDWAPTTFYDGQGMMVRKDSGINTLEDMDGATICVQTGTTTELNLADQFRARGLTFTPVVFPDGDSTRAAYDAGQCDGFTTDKSGLISSLTLLSNPADHKILEVTMSKEPLGPAVKQGDPQWFDAVRWIVFATFQAEEYGITSQNVNDFLNSDVPEIRRFLGIEGDLAAGIGLPNDFAVRIIRHVGNYAEIYNRNLGPDTPFNLPRGLNALYTDGGLLYSPPFR; this is translated from the coding sequence ATGCGCAAACAGATCGTCTTCGTGCTCGCAGGGTTACTCAGTTTCATCTTAGCCGCGTGTGGCGGTGGTGGTCAGCAGGCCCCCACCACGGCACCCGCCCAACCGGCTACAACCGCCCCTGAGCAGCCAACTACCGCGCCGGCTGCTCCGGCACCGACAGCAGCTCCGGCTGCAACGTCGGCGCCGGCCGGTGGTACCACCAACCAGCCGGCAAGTGGTGGTCTGATCCAGCAGATTTTGGCCCGTGGCCGGTTGATCTGCGGTGTCAACAACAACCCGCTACCCGGTTTTGCCTCGGTTGATGCGTCCGGCGTCTATTCCGGCTTTGACATCGACTTCTGTCGGGCAGTGGCGGCTGCGCTGTTTGATGACCCCACGAAAGTTGACTTCCGTCCGCTCAGCGCTCAAGAGCGATTCACCGCTCTGCAAACCGGTGAAATCGATGTGCTGATCCGCAATAGCACGTGGACGCTGGGCCGCGATGGTAACCTGGGTCTCGATTGGGCACCGACGACTTTCTACGACGGCCAAGGCATGATGGTACGCAAGGACAGCGGAATCAACACGCTGGAAGATATGGACGGCGCAACCATCTGTGTGCAGACCGGTACCACGACCGAGTTGAACCTGGCCGACCAATTCCGCGCCCGTGGTCTGACCTTCACGCCGGTCGTCTTCCCCGACGGTGACTCGACACGCGCCGCCTACGACGCCGGTCAGTGTGATGGCTTCACCACCGACAAATCGGGGTTGATCTCGAGCTTAACCCTGCTCTCCAACCCGGCCGACCACAAGATTCTCGAAGTCACGATGTCGAAAGAGCCACTTGGGCCGGCAGTTAAGCAGGGTGATCCGCAATGGTTTGATGCAGTACGCTGGATTGTCTTCGCTACCTTCCAAGCCGAAGAGTACGGAATTACGTCGCAGAACGTGAACGATTTCTTGAACAGTGACGTTCCTGAGATCCGCCGCTTCCTCGGCATCGAAGGTGATCTGGCGGCCGGTATCGGGTTGCCCAATGATTTCGCAGTACGCATCATCCGTCACGTCGGTAACTATGCGGAGATTTATAACCGCAACCTTGGCCCCGATACCCCCTTCAACTTGCCTCGTGGTTTGAATGCGCTGTATACGGACGGTGGTCTGCTCTACTCACCACCCTTCCGCTAA
- a CDS encoding MBL fold metallo-hydrolase gives MQNARIVLLGTGTGLPDPDRSYTHLVWDGPGGPLLIDVGGESYRRLLAAGIDPQQLRGVFLTHSHCDHINGLSALIFSLRLGGRNEPLPIYGLTSTLELASGYVMAAGLEEWAALADWRPVTAGEQVSLGEGLVLATAGTAHSRPCLAVRLSAPNVSPVCYSSDTEPCPAVTELATGVDLLIHEATVAEPFAGHTTPRQAGAVAAAAGVHRLVLVHFSPRWTMPVAQALVEVAAGGFTGEVQVGMDMQELLVSQS, from the coding sequence ATGCAGAATGCGCGCATCGTCTTGCTCGGTACCGGCACCGGTCTTCCCGATCCAGATCGATCCTATACGCATCTGGTGTGGGATGGGCCGGGCGGACCGTTGCTCATCGATGTCGGTGGCGAGAGCTACCGCCGGCTCCTCGCCGCAGGGATCGATCCACAACAGTTGCGTGGTGTGTTTCTGACCCACAGCCACTGTGATCATATTAATGGGTTATCGGCGTTGATTTTCAGCTTGCGACTCGGCGGGCGTAACGAACCGCTACCGATCTACGGCCTTACCTCCACCCTTGAGTTGGCGTCAGGATATGTGATGGCAGCAGGTTTGGAAGAATGGGCCGCCTTGGCCGACTGGCGACCGGTTACTGCCGGTGAGCAGGTATCCCTTGGCGAGGGTCTTGTGCTGGCAACCGCAGGAACTGCTCATAGCCGGCCATGCCTTGCCGTTCGGCTGAGCGCACCCAACGTTAGCCCCGTCTGCTATTCATCCGATACCGAACCGTGTCCTGCGGTGACCGAACTAGCGACCGGAGTCGACCTGCTGATTCACGAGGCAACCGTGGCCGAACCCTTTGCCGGTCATACGACACCGCGACAGGCCGGTGCAGTTGCGGCAGCAGCCGGTGTGCATCGTTTGGTGTTAGTCCACTTCAGCCCGCGCTGGACGATGCCGGTTGCCCAGGCCCTGGTCGAAGTCGCGGCAGGCGGCTTCACCGGTGAGGTGCAGGTAGGTATGGATATGCAAGAACTGTTGGTATCGCAATCGTGA
- a CDS encoding response regulator — MEQITVLLIDDHRVVRQGLRDFLELQSDIEVVGEAASGEEGIELARELLPDVVLMDLVMPGIDGVETTRRIKAVSPSSQVIVLTSFADDDKVFPAIKAGAISYLLKDISPEELAHAIRAARRGEAVLHPAVAAKLMQEFNTPRPNEPPVEQLTPREMDVLRLVAKGMSNKEIADTLIVSEKTVKTHISNILSKLHLADRTQVAIYALRKRLVPIDEE; from the coding sequence ATGGAACAGATTACGGTACTGCTCATTGATGATCATCGGGTGGTACGGCAAGGCCTGCGCGACTTCCTCGAACTGCAATCCGACATTGAAGTTGTGGGTGAAGCGGCCAGTGGAGAAGAAGGGATCGAACTTGCCCGTGAATTGTTACCCGACGTCGTCTTGATGGATCTCGTGATGCCCGGGATCGATGGCGTCGAGACAACGCGCCGGATCAAGGCAGTTAGTCCTTCCTCACAAGTGATCGTGCTCACCAGCTTTGCCGACGACGATAAAGTGTTTCCGGCGATCAAAGCCGGTGCAATCTCATACTTGCTCAAAGACATCTCACCCGAAGAGTTAGCGCACGCCATTCGCGCTGCTCGTCGTGGTGAAGCGGTGTTGCACCCCGCTGTCGCCGCCAAACTCATGCAAGAGTTCAACACACCTCGTCCCAATGAGCCACCGGTCGAGCAACTCACTCCGCGTGAAATGGATGTTCTGCGGCTGGTAGCGAAGGGTATGTCGAATAAAGAAATCGCCGACACCCTGATCGTTTCGGAAAAGACGGTAAAGACCCATATCAGCAATATTCTCTCGAAGTTGCACTTAGCCGATCGCACACAAGTGGCAATCTACGCTTTACGGAAGCGGCTCGTGCCGATTGATGAGGAATGA
- a CDS encoding GAF domain-containing protein, with protein MSGISSDQINRALPLGDLLAFDDALRADDTPESLLGEVVETLRRIVNSPCVYVRLRDTERELLHAVAFAGIAPELVEQLRAIPIGPDVYQPLLRDAYRQSSSFLVPAEALPVGVPDTAAIAPSAALLTPLRGRGDRLIGVIVIAWPVPPDPATVRMVEAVARQAALAVENVRLAERSARLLAKEQLLAELGRAVGATLDLDTILRQTVDRLAAAFGSGLVALLDDEGELLVAAAASPLTELIGRRLSLADKALAWVVQNGRPFVIEDCRSPEGAQSIFPPDVMSCVIAPLRSGGRVIGLLSVVSRRVGAFNDEDVDLLEAIAAQVSGPIVSAQLYAESQRLARQVQRRADQLAVLNSIARIVTATLDLHESLPLATQQIQQGFGYPQVDLFLLDEDASELVLVASAGQYAPARVGHRQHINLGLVGRAARSGKIVRAEDVAAEADYLGLRERLDIRSELCVPLIANGKTLGVLNIESPQPAGLTAEDAAVLETVADMLAGAVENGRLYQRAQQAAALEERNRLARELHDSVSQQLFSMTLTAQAARSQFERNPARVPVLLERLHETATAALAEMRALIFQLRPPALRDQGLVAAIQQHAQHLAHREGLRIELNVIGDERHVRGIEQPLFRIVQEALNNIVKHAAARNVRIQLELTVDQARLCVADDGQGFDPKAYPSGEGRHLGLLGMRERAAELGGSFTVRSHPGSGTEIEVIVPLRERHAAGE; from the coding sequence ATGAGCGGTATTTCGTCCGATCAGATAAACCGTGCGCTGCCACTCGGCGATCTGCTCGCTTTCGATGATGCGCTGCGGGCCGACGATACGCCGGAAAGTTTGCTCGGTGAAGTGGTTGAAACCCTGCGGCGGATTGTCAATAGCCCGTGTGTTTATGTCCGCCTGCGTGATACCGAACGCGAGCTGTTGCACGCGGTCGCGTTTGCCGGGATTGCACCGGAGTTGGTCGAGCAATTGCGGGCAATACCGATTGGGCCTGACGTGTACCAACCGTTGTTGCGCGATGCGTATCGCCAGAGTAGTTCGTTTCTCGTGCCTGCCGAGGCATTGCCGGTCGGGGTGCCGGATACGGCGGCGATTGCCCCGTCGGCGGCGTTGCTGACGCCATTGCGTGGCCGCGGTGACCGTCTGATCGGGGTGATCGTTATCGCATGGCCTGTACCACCCGATCCGGCAACGGTGCGGATGGTTGAAGCGGTTGCCCGGCAAGCAGCTTTGGCGGTTGAGAATGTGCGATTGGCCGAGCGAAGTGCTCGTTTGCTGGCGAAGGAGCAGTTGCTGGCCGAGTTAGGGCGGGCGGTTGGAGCAACCCTTGATCTTGACACCATCCTGCGCCAGACCGTGGATCGCCTGGCCGCGGCTTTCGGTAGTGGGTTGGTAGCCTTACTTGATGACGAAGGCGAACTCCTCGTTGCCGCCGCAGCATCGCCCTTGACCGAACTTATCGGTCGGCGCTTGTCTTTGGCCGATAAAGCGTTGGCGTGGGTTGTGCAAAATGGTCGCCCGTTCGTGATCGAAGATTGCCGGTCGCCGGAGGGGGCACAATCCATCTTCCCACCCGACGTGATGTCGTGTGTTATCGCACCGCTGCGCAGTGGTGGACGAGTCATCGGTTTACTCAGCGTGGTGAGTCGTCGCGTTGGGGCGTTTAATGATGAAGATGTCGATCTGCTCGAAGCGATTGCTGCGCAAGTGAGCGGCCCCATCGTAAGCGCCCAACTCTACGCCGAGTCACAACGATTAGCCAGGCAGGTACAACGCCGCGCCGATCAATTGGCGGTGCTCAATTCGATAGCGCGGATTGTCACTGCAACGCTCGATCTCCACGAATCACTGCCACTCGCGACACAACAGATTCAACAGGGATTTGGCTACCCACAAGTCGATCTCTTTCTGCTCGATGAAGACGCCAGCGAATTGGTGCTGGTTGCTTCCGCCGGTCAGTACGCGCCGGCCCGGGTTGGTCATCGCCAACATATCAATCTGGGCCTGGTCGGGCGGGCAGCCCGGAGCGGTAAGATTGTGCGGGCCGAGGACGTTGCCGCCGAGGCCGATTATCTTGGGCTACGTGAGCGGCTCGATATTCGCTCTGAGCTGTGTGTGCCGCTGATCGCCAACGGCAAAACCTTAGGAGTACTAAATATCGAATCCCCACAACCGGCCGGGCTAACCGCCGAGGATGCGGCAGTGTTGGAGACGGTAGCCGATATGTTAGCCGGCGCCGTCGAGAATGGGCGGCTCTACCAGCGGGCGCAGCAGGCAGCGGCCCTCGAGGAGCGTAACCGACTGGCGCGCGAATTGCACGATAGCGTAAGCCAACAGCTCTTCAGTATGACCCTCACTGCCCAAGCCGCCCGTTCCCAATTCGAGCGCAATCCGGCTCGCGTTCCTGTGTTGCTCGAACGCCTGCACGAGACGGCAACCGCAGCTCTCGCCGAGATGCGGGCGCTTATCTTTCAATTACGCCCACCGGCTCTTCGCGATCAAGGCCTGGTGGCCGCAATTCAACAGCATGCTCAGCATCTTGCGCATCGAGAAGGGTTGCGCATCGAACTCAACGTGATCGGCGATGAGCGGCATGTCCGTGGCATTGAACAACCGCTCTTCCGTATTGTGCAAGAGGCTCTGAACAATATCGTGAAACATGCGGCAGCACGCAATGTGCGTATCCAGCTCGAACTCACCGTCGATCAGGCACGTCTCTGCGTCGCCGATGATGGGCAAGGCTTCGATCCCAAGGCCTATCCCTCCGGTGAGGGTCGTCATCTTGGGTTACTCGGCATGCGGGAACGTGCCGCCGAACTTGGCGGATCGTTTACGGTTCGTTCGCATCCCGGCTCAGGAACAGAGATCGAGGTGATCGTTCCCTTGCGCGAGCGTCATGCTGCGGGCGAGTAG
- a CDS encoding segregation and condensation protein A, whose product MSYEITLPAFTGPLDLLLRLIERAELDITAIALASVADQYLAHVRMLEQVEPGDLAEFVSVAARLVLIKSRALLPRSPVAPTAPVDEDAEQLAAQLELYRRFKQAAEVLRVWQESGRSTFVRVTPPLLPLAPSPATYRVADLLQALARRAQLQLPLAAEERIALTPRLTVAEVVGRIRSRLERVTWFDFSDLLSVQPTAEEVIVSFWAVLELLKRQVIVVEQTTLFGPILVGRGTAPIETTDADEREL is encoded by the coding sequence ATGTCGTATGAGATAACGTTGCCTGCCTTTACCGGCCCGCTTGATCTGCTCCTGCGCCTGATTGAGCGTGCCGAGCTTGATATTACTGCGATTGCTCTCGCCAGTGTCGCCGATCAGTATCTGGCTCACGTGCGCATGCTTGAGCAGGTTGAGCCGGGAGATTTGGCCGAGTTTGTCAGTGTAGCGGCACGTCTTGTCTTGATTAAGTCACGAGCGCTTTTGCCACGCTCGCCTGTCGCTCCGACGGCGCCGGTTGATGAAGATGCCGAACAGTTGGCGGCACAGCTCGAGTTGTATCGTCGCTTCAAACAAGCAGCCGAGGTATTGCGGGTATGGCAGGAGAGCGGACGCAGTACATTTGTTCGTGTTACGCCACCATTGTTGCCCCTTGCCCCGTCGCCGGCCACATACCGTGTCGCCGATCTGTTGCAAGCGCTGGCCCGTCGCGCGCAGTTGCAGTTGCCGCTCGCAGCGGAAGAACGGATCGCGCTGACTCCCCGCTTGACGGTAGCCGAAGTAGTCGGTCGTATCCGCTCTCGCCTCGAACGGGTAACGTGGTTTGATTTCAGCGATCTCCTTTCGGTCCAACCAACCGCCGAAGAGGTGATCGTGTCGTTTTGGGCGGTGCTTGAGTTGTTGAAACGACAGGTCATTGTTGTGGAACAGACAACGCTGTTTGGCCCCATTCTTGTCGGGCGTGGCACCGCACCGATTGAGACGACAGACGCCGATGAACGAGAGTTGTAA
- a CDS encoding TlpA family protein disulfide reductase, producing MKRLIIFLSLTILLAACTQTSQTNPPLVVGETPIATESTLIDRKPDWAAIPGERAPDFSYTLPDGVHKLSDLQGKPVIINFWATWCLPCVEEMPTLEAARRANPDLVILAVNRSESTEAISAFAPKVGVSFPLITDRDGVIGERYGVVNLPTTFFINRDGTIAVRHVGALTSERLAERLAEVK from the coding sequence ATGAAACGACTCATTATCTTCCTCAGTCTGACGATACTACTCGCTGCCTGCACGCAAACATCGCAAACCAACCCACCCCTCGTCGTCGGAGAGACGCCGATTGCAACGGAGAGTACCTTAATCGACCGCAAGCCGGATTGGGCGGCCATCCCCGGTGAACGTGCGCCGGATTTTAGCTATACCCTACCTGACGGCGTGCATAAGCTGAGCGATCTGCAGGGCAAGCCGGTAATTATCAACTTTTGGGCAACGTGGTGTTTGCCCTGCGTCGAAGAAATGCCGACGCTCGAGGCGGCACGTCGCGCCAACCCAGATCTGGTCATCTTGGCCGTCAACCGGAGTGAGTCAACCGAAGCGATCAGCGCTTTCGCTCCCAAAGTAGGCGTCAGCTTCCCGCTCATTACCGATCGCGATGGTGTGATCGGTGAGCGGTACGGTGTCGTCAACCTACCGACCACCTTCTTCATCAACCGTGACGGAACGATTGCCGTGCGCCATGTCGGTGCCCTTACGAGCGAACGACTGGCCGAACGACTTGCGGAGGTAAAATGA
- a CDS encoding DUF2085 domain-containing protein — protein MSEQTPEEIVRMAQERVAARKAVARRAIPWGPIFLGSFSALLLALLFSPGMPLEWKMYAVVHGICAQQHNIFVGGLQFPLCARNSGIYLSFMLTFIYLYAIGRGRAGKIPPWSISLLLIAFVGIMAVDGFNSLLLDLGLPNWYPPDNFLRTLTGMGMGITIATALHLVLNNSLRQNVDPHQPVFAHWGEILGIIVIDLLALAAIYGNLGITFWPLAFLAFFGILGVLFLVCLLLTSLLMGYEGKITSLRQLAGPATIALIPTLLIAGAMSWLRFWMESVGLIL, from the coding sequence ATGAGCGAGCAAACGCCAGAAGAGATCGTGCGTATGGCGCAAGAGCGAGTTGCGGCGCGGAAAGCGGTAGCACGACGAGCTATACCGTGGGGGCCAATCTTTCTGGGTAGTTTCAGCGCTTTACTCCTGGCCCTGCTCTTCAGCCCTGGTATGCCACTTGAATGGAAGATGTACGCTGTCGTGCATGGGATTTGTGCGCAACAACACAACATCTTCGTCGGTGGTCTCCAATTCCCGCTCTGTGCCCGGAACAGTGGCATCTACTTGAGTTTCATGCTCACGTTTATCTATCTCTACGCAATTGGTCGGGGCAGAGCCGGCAAAATCCCGCCGTGGTCTATCTCACTCCTTTTGATAGCGTTCGTAGGTATCATGGCAGTTGACGGCTTCAACTCCCTATTGCTCGATCTCGGCCTTCCCAACTGGTACCCGCCAGACAACTTTCTCCGCACGCTCACCGGGATGGGTATGGGCATCACCATCGCAACTGCGCTTCACCTTGTCCTCAACAACAGTCTTCGCCAAAATGTCGATCCTCACCAACCGGTGTTTGCCCATTGGGGCGAAATCCTCGGCATTATTGTGATCGACCTCCTGGCATTGGCTGCCATCTACGGCAATCTCGGCATTACCTTTTGGCCGTTGGCGTTTCTCGCCTTCTTCGGCATTCTCGGCGTCCTGTTTTTAGTTTGTCTGTTACTGACCAGCCTCTTGATGGGGTATGAAGGCAAAATTACTAGCCTGCGCCAACTCGCCGGGCCGGCCACCATTGCGCTCATTCCAACCCTGCTGATTGCGGGGGCAATGTCGTGGTTGCGTTTTTGGATGGAAAGCGTTGGGTTGATACTGTGA
- a CDS encoding RrF2 family transcriptional regulator: protein MMRISSKGEYGLRAVFDLAQHYGEGPIQSESIAIRQGIPVNYLNQLLITLRRAGLVESLRGPQGGHLLARSPETISLLEVLTVLEGPILPTEGGRDDLQPTEPLDRALIDEVWSELRTLIEQRLAGLTLDDLCQRKRSRDGAVMYYI from the coding sequence ATGATGCGCATCTCGAGCAAAGGCGAATACGGGCTGCGCGCCGTTTTTGACCTGGCGCAGCACTATGGCGAAGGGCCGATCCAGAGTGAGTCCATTGCGATCCGGCAGGGCATTCCGGTCAATTACCTGAACCAGTTACTGATCACCCTGCGCCGGGCCGGCCTGGTCGAGAGTTTGCGTGGCCCACAGGGCGGTCATCTGTTGGCCCGTTCGCCGGAAACGATCTCACTCCTTGAGGTGCTGACGGTGCTCGAAGGCCCGATTCTCCCTACCGAAGGTGGCCGCGATGATTTGCAACCGACGGAGCCGCTCGACCGTGCGTTGATCGATGAGGTCTGGAGTGAATTGCGGACCTTGATCGAACAGCGTCTGGCCGGACTTACCCTCGACGACCTTTGTCAGCGTAAGCGCAGTCGCGATGGTGCGGTGATGTACTACATCTGA